From Micromonospora carbonacea:
GGCCCGCTTCGACGGCCTGCGCGGCCGGTTCCCGTGGACCGTCGAGCAGCCCGGCCGGGTGCTCGCCCCGGTGCCCGGCGCGGGCGGGCCGGTGTTCATCGCCCACGTCGGCGGCGGCAACGTGCCGGTCGCCGGCACCCGCTCGGCGACGGGGGAGAAGCTGCTCGCCCGGCAGTGGCGCTGCCCGGAGCCGGGCTGCGCGCTGTTCGGCGGCGGGGGCGGCGGCGCGTTCGCCGACCTGGCCCGGGTCGAGCGGGCCCCGGCAGGGCAGCCGCCGCCCGCCCTGCGCGGCGGCGTGCCGACCTGCCCCCGGCACGGCGCGCGGCTCCGCGACGCCGGGCCCCGGCCCCGCACGGAGGTGCTGGCCGTACGCATCGGCGGGCTGATCCGCCGCCGGTTCGTGCTCACCGAGGAGCAGCCGGTGCTGGTCGGGCGCGCGCCGGAGGAGCAGGGCGGGATCGTGCTCGGCCAGTGGCTCAACGACGAGGCGCGGCGCTGGATCAGCCGCGGCCACGTCCGCTTCGAGCTCCGCGTCGGCGAGGTGATCGTGACCGACGTGAGCACCAACGGGTCGGGGGTGCGCCCCGGCGGCTCGATGGCGGAGGCGGACCGGATCGCGCTCAAGCCGCAGCAGTCGCGGGTGCTGTCCGCCGGCGACATGGTCGAGCTCTATCCGGGGGTGCAGGTCGGTCGCGCCGACGAGCTGCCCTCGGGCGCG
This genomic window contains:
- a CDS encoding FHA domain-containing protein translates to MRFEISKVLDAIEGRVCTDPSLARAVLDLAEVIRYQDLDGGRPANLLRLGMVIDALARDLEEDSVPVYAIVHRALLSDPDLTSNERMVVRRWADDGLVEVLDHPGDRMLEVADLLGLPVLSRARFDGLRGRFPWTVEQPGRVLAPVPGAGGPVFIAHVGGGNVPVAGTRSATGEKLLARQWRCPEPGCALFGGGGGGAFADLARVERAPAGQPPPALRGGVPTCPRHGARLRDAGPRPRTEVLAVRIGGLIRRRFVLTEEQPVLVGRAPEEQGGIVLGQWLNDEARRWISRGHVRFELRVGEVIVTDVSTNGSGVRPGGSMAEADRIALKPQQSRVLSAGDMVELYPGVQVGRADELPSGAPFTPTSVMAEAPTMAMRLPRP